From a single Streptomyces liliifuscus genomic region:
- a CDS encoding outer membrane protein assembly factor BamB family protein produces the protein MTQPPNQPPQGGFGAPQDQPPQGQPPQGGFGPPQDPHAATPPPPAQPPGTPPPPPQGAPGTPPQPGYGYPQQPGPYAQPGPYGQQPGPYTQPGPYGNPQQPGPYGQPGYGYPQQPQFPGAPGTPPGGGSRSPFKGKPAMIIGAALAAALVIGGTVWAVSGSGDDSKKKPVADKSQDGKASNSDAPVNPGDGNGDGNEGTEDLNEGRQAGESKVLWYKEAPDAPGSGADAPGMWVTDKVAVKAAYKQVFAYNVDDGKVAWPAVSFPEKICAVSPQKTSADKVFVAYKEGTKDTAECNQVVELDLATGKKGWTKEIPEGDLFDSALSLSLNIVGDTLMVGRSMSGVAYDVTSGDKLYDKKKYGASCFPSAFTGGAKLLAVSSCGAGGDNEHDEVQELDPATGKAQWTRKFPKGWRVERTYSVDPVVIYLTNADKKQWNVTTLKNDGTVRSEVDVDESFAPECGWAILSRDLQGCGGVAADANTLYLPTEAKSGANEVVAVSLETGKEKWRVKSPADEAMMPMKLDGTNLIAYVQPSYDSGGRVVSIPTGGGSHTPQKLLQNPQGTADIEDGFFSKAVDYVDGRFYLSTTRLTGNDESKEKLMLAFGK, from the coding sequence ATGACTCAGCCGCCCAACCAGCCGCCGCAGGGCGGGTTCGGAGCGCCGCAGGACCAGCCGCCGCAGGGCCAGCCACCGCAGGGAGGCTTCGGCCCGCCGCAGGATCCGCACGCAGCCACGCCTCCGCCGCCCGCCCAGCCGCCGGGGACTCCGCCGCCGCCTCCGCAGGGCGCTCCGGGGACCCCGCCGCAGCCCGGTTACGGCTACCCGCAGCAGCCCGGCCCCTACGCCCAGCCGGGTCCGTACGGCCAGCAGCCGGGTCCGTACACCCAGCCCGGTCCGTACGGGAATCCGCAGCAGCCCGGTCCGTACGGGCAGCCCGGATACGGCTACCCGCAGCAGCCGCAGTTCCCGGGTGCGCCCGGGACGCCGCCGGGCGGGGGCTCGCGCAGCCCCTTCAAGGGGAAGCCCGCGATGATCATCGGGGCGGCGCTGGCCGCGGCGCTCGTCATCGGCGGCACCGTGTGGGCCGTCTCCGGCAGCGGTGACGACTCCAAGAAGAAGCCCGTCGCCGACAAGTCCCAGGACGGCAAGGCCTCCAACTCGGACGCCCCGGTCAACCCCGGTGACGGCAACGGCGACGGCAACGAGGGCACCGAGGACCTCAACGAGGGCCGCCAGGCGGGCGAGTCGAAGGTGCTCTGGTACAAGGAGGCGCCCGACGCCCCCGGTTCCGGCGCCGACGCCCCCGGCATGTGGGTCACCGACAAGGTCGCCGTGAAGGCCGCGTACAAGCAGGTCTTCGCCTACAACGTCGACGACGGCAAGGTCGCCTGGCCCGCGGTCTCCTTCCCGGAGAAGATCTGCGCGGTGTCCCCGCAGAAGACGTCCGCGGACAAGGTCTTCGTGGCGTACAAGGAAGGCACCAAGGACACCGCCGAGTGCAACCAGGTCGTGGAACTCGACCTGGCCACCGGCAAGAAGGGCTGGACGAAGGAGATCCCGGAGGGCGACCTCTTCGACAGCGCCCTCAGCCTCAGCCTGAACATCGTCGGCGACACGCTGATGGTCGGCCGCTCCATGTCCGGCGTCGCCTACGACGTGACCAGCGGCGACAAGCTCTACGACAAGAAGAAGTACGGCGCCTCCTGCTTCCCGTCGGCGTTCACCGGCGGCGCCAAGCTGCTCGCCGTCTCGTCCTGCGGGGCCGGCGGCGACAACGAGCACGACGAGGTGCAGGAACTCGACCCGGCCACCGGCAAGGCCCAGTGGACCAGGAAGTTCCCCAAGGGCTGGCGCGTCGAGCGGACGTACTCCGTCGACCCCGTCGTCATCTACCTCACCAACGCCGACAAGAAGCAGTGGAACGTCACCACGCTGAAGAACGACGGCACGGTCCGCTCGGAGGTCGACGTCGACGAGTCGTTCGCGCCCGAGTGCGGCTGGGCGATCCTCTCGCGCGACCTCCAGGGCTGCGGGGGTGTGGCGGCCGACGCGAACACCCTCTACCTGCCGACCGAGGCGAAGAGCGGCGCCAACGAGGTCGTCGCCGTCAGCCTGGAGACCGGCAAGGAGAAGTGGCGGGTCAAGTCCCCGGCGGACGAGGCGATGATGCCGATGAAGCTGGACGGCACGAACCTGATCGCGTACGTGCAGCCCTCGTACGACTCGGGCGGGCGGGTCGTCTCCATCCCGACCGGCGGCGGTTCGCACACGCCTCAGAAGCTTCTGCAGAACCCGCAGGGCACCGCGGACATCGAGGACGGCTTCTTCTCGAAGGCCGTCGACTACGTGGACGGGCGCTTCTACCTCTCCACCACTCGCCTGACGGGCAACGACGAGTCCAAGGAGAAGCTGATGCTGGCGTTCGGCAAGTGA
- a CDS encoding sodium:solute symporter family protein, whose protein sequence is MHTPTYPAPTSPVHLAAELRLPTNWLDYTILAIYFVVVLGIGFAARRSVKTSLDFFLSGRSLPAWVTGLAFIAANLGATEILGMAANSAQYGVYTVHWYWIGAIPAMVFLGLVMMPFYYGSKVRSVPEFLLLRFDKGAHLLSSILFAFAAILIAGVNLYALAIVVEALLGWPQWVSIVVAGFFVLGYITLGGLSSAIYNEVLQFFVILAALIPLSVLGLKKVGGWDGLTDSLTASHGADFTTAWGGTGIGSDNPLGANWLTIVLGLGFVLSFGYWTTNFAEVQRALSAKNLSAAQRTPLIAAFPKIFIVFLVMIPGLVAAVLVPKIGTSGSDLQYNDAIPYLMEDLLPNGVLGIAVTGLLAAFMAGMAANISSFNTVFTTDIWQKYVKRDEEDTYYVRFGRLITAVGVLASIGTAFLASSFSNIMSYLQTLFSFFNVPMFVVFIIGMFWKRASMKSGFWGLLAGTTAAMINYFVLYKQDIIGIPSDQGANFVSAIAGFVAGAVVMFAVSLFTAPKPAEELQGLVYGTTSPGMEEPPAKGDDAWYRKPALLGWGAIILAAACYIPFSF, encoded by the coding sequence ATGCATACCCCCACATATCCAGCCCCCACATCGCCCGTGCACCTGGCGGCGGAGCTGCGGCTCCCCACCAACTGGCTCGACTACACGATCCTGGCGATCTACTTCGTCGTCGTGCTCGGCATCGGATTCGCGGCCCGCCGCTCGGTGAAGACCAGCCTCGACTTCTTCCTGTCCGGGCGTTCGCTGCCCGCCTGGGTGACCGGTCTGGCGTTCATCGCCGCCAACCTGGGCGCGACCGAGATCCTCGGCATGGCCGCCAACAGCGCCCAGTACGGCGTCTACACCGTGCACTGGTACTGGATCGGCGCCATCCCCGCCATGGTCTTCCTGGGCCTGGTGATGATGCCCTTCTACTACGGCTCGAAGGTCAGGTCCGTCCCCGAGTTCCTGCTGCTGCGCTTCGACAAGGGCGCGCATCTGCTCAGCTCGATCCTGTTCGCGTTCGCCGCGATCCTCATCGCCGGGGTGAACCTCTACGCGCTCGCGATCGTCGTCGAGGCGCTGCTCGGCTGGCCGCAGTGGGTGTCGATCGTGGTCGCGGGCTTCTTCGTGCTCGGCTACATCACCCTCGGCGGTCTGTCGTCCGCGATCTACAACGAGGTGCTGCAGTTCTTCGTGATCCTCGCCGCGCTGATCCCGCTCTCGGTGCTCGGGCTGAAGAAGGTCGGCGGCTGGGACGGCCTGACCGACTCCCTGACCGCGTCCCACGGCGCCGACTTCACCACCGCGTGGGGCGGCACCGGCATCGGCAGCGACAACCCGCTCGGCGCCAACTGGCTCACCATCGTCCTGGGCCTCGGCTTCGTGCTGTCCTTCGGCTACTGGACGACCAACTTCGCCGAGGTGCAGCGCGCCCTGTCCGCGAAGAACCTCTCCGCGGCCCAGCGCACCCCGCTCATCGCCGCGTTCCCGAAGATCTTCATCGTCTTCCTGGTGATGATCCCGGGTCTTGTCGCGGCCGTGCTCGTACCGAAGATCGGGACCTCCGGGTCCGACCTCCAGTACAACGACGCGATCCCGTACCTGATGGAGGACCTGCTGCCCAACGGCGTCCTCGGCATCGCGGTGACCGGTCTGCTGGCGGCCTTCATGGCGGGCATGGCGGCCAACATCTCGTCCTTCAACACCGTCTTCACCACGGACATCTGGCAGAAGTACGTGAAGCGCGACGAGGAGGACACGTACTACGTGCGCTTCGGCCGTCTCATCACGGCCGTCGGCGTGCTGGCGTCCATCGGGACGGCGTTCCTCGCCTCCTCCTTCTCGAACATCATGAGTTACCTCCAGACGCTGTTCTCCTTCTTCAACGTGCCGATGTTCGTCGTCTTCATCATCGGCATGTTCTGGAAGCGCGCGTCCATGAAGTCCGGCTTCTGGGGCCTGCTGGCGGGCACCACGGCCGCGATGATCAACTACTTCGTCCTCTACAAGCAGGACATCATCGGCATCCCCTCCGACCAGGGCGCCAACTTCGTCTCCGCGATCGCCGGGTTCGTGGCCGGCGCGGTGGTCATGTTCGCCGTCTCCCTCTTCACCGCGCCGAAGCCCGCGGAGGAACTCCAGGGGCTGGTGTACGGGACGACCTCGCCCGGCATGGAGGAGCCGCCGGCCAAGGGCGACGACGCCTGGTACCGCAAGCCGGCCCTGCTCGGCTGGGGCGCGATCATCCTGGCCGCCGCCTGCTACATCCCCTTCTCCTTCTGA
- a CDS encoding helix-turn-helix transcriptional regulator gives MGVRLMVVDDHRLLAEALASALKLRGHRVLAAAAPAAGAAELVITRAPEVCLIGTATPAEPGIFDPVVRIKRERPQVAVLVLGPVPNPRGIAAAFAAGASGYVRHDERIEGVERAIMKARAGEAAVAPQLLQGAFSELLNPAAQPDDEGQRLLQMLTPREVEVLVRVADGEDTRLIAAGMGIAPSTARTHVQRVLMKLGVGSRLEAAALAARTGLLDRAGPIPHPASDAGSEV, from the coding sequence ATGGGAGTGCGGCTCATGGTGGTCGACGACCACCGACTGCTCGCCGAGGCGTTGGCCTCGGCCTTGAAGCTGCGCGGGCACCGCGTGCTGGCCGCGGCCGCGCCTGCCGCGGGAGCGGCGGAGCTGGTGATCACAAGGGCGCCCGAGGTGTGCCTGATCGGCACGGCGACGCCCGCCGAACCGGGCATATTCGACCCGGTGGTGAGGATCAAACGGGAGCGGCCGCAGGTCGCGGTGCTGGTCCTCGGACCGGTGCCGAACCCGCGCGGAATCGCCGCGGCGTTCGCCGCCGGGGCGTCCGGCTACGTACGGCACGACGAGCGCATAGAGGGTGTCGAGCGGGCCATCATGAAGGCCCGGGCAGGGGAGGCGGCCGTGGCGCCGCAGCTGCTGCAGGGCGCCTTCAGCGAACTGCTCAACCCGGCCGCGCAGCCCGACGACGAGGGCCAGCGGCTTCTCCAGATGCTGACGCCGCGAGAGGTCGAGGTGCTGGTGAGGGTGGCCGACGGCGAGGACACCCGGCTCATCGCGGCCGGCATGGGCATAGCGCCGAGCACCGCGCGGACCCATGTGCAGCGCGTACTGATGAAGCTGGGCGTCGGCTCACGGCTGGAGGCGGCGGCGCTCGCCGCCCGTACAGGGCTGCTGGACCGTGCGGGGCCGATCCCGCACCCGGCGTCGGACGCGGGGTCCGAGGTCTAG
- a CDS encoding outer membrane protein assembly factor BamB family protein, with product MSQPPPPPPNQPPQGGGFGAPQDPPPGGFGAPTPPPATPPAGPPQQPQPQPGYGYPQAPGQAPQTPPPAGPPSAPPQQPYGYPQAPGAPQGGPQTPPAQPGYGYPGQQPGYGYPGQQPQYGYQQPGTMPMQPQAPQGGRKVNPQVAIIVSAVVAIALIVGGGVWYANSSGKSDEKDTSAGPGGTEGKDDNNGGDDVGGGGGTEKVPSSTSAKVLFQLPAAEVPKKDVWSVAGSWLTDKVYAKAGVSEVIGYDPDSGKESWTLPLTGLTCAGSPEVTKDGVAVVVAEDAKRTKANPYPECTEVTAFDLNTGKALWTKSVAPNGGEKAAFKEVSITGTTVAAGSGLNGGAAFDISNGKILWQPKVGTCEDVGYAGGEQLVAVRKCGDYGNEKYEVQLLDPKAGTVKWSYKLPAGIDNAKVISTKPVVFGVDSGEITASGATDVFSLDDSGKLRTKITLEDGKYEHDCGVNKIHNCRSIAVGNDRLYVPTKQHEGAEQYSRVNEIVSFSLATGKPTSDRADAGDGYEILPIRMDGGNVLAFKSGPYDKGSQVVSLDGKTFKETKLLETPAEAQVRSAISSIVPSSSEMRYTSGRLFMAQELISAPYSADDKEYAAIGFGAK from the coding sequence ATGAGTCAGCCGCCGCCCCCGCCGCCCAACCAGCCGCCCCAGGGAGGCGGTTTCGGCGCCCCGCAGGACCCGCCTCCGGGTGGCTTCGGTGCGCCCACTCCGCCGCCGGCCACTCCGCCCGCCGGGCCTCCGCAGCAGCCGCAGCCGCAGCCGGGCTACGGCTACCCGCAGGCACCGGGTCAGGCACCCCAGACCCCGCCCCCGGCCGGGCCCCCGTCGGCCCCGCCGCAGCAGCCGTACGGCTACCCGCAGGCGCCCGGCGCGCCCCAGGGCGGCCCGCAGACCCCGCCGGCCCAGCCGGGCTACGGCTACCCCGGTCAGCAGCCCGGTTACGGCTACCCGGGCCAGCAGCCCCAGTACGGCTACCAGCAGCCGGGCACCATGCCGATGCAGCCGCAGGCTCCGCAGGGCGGGCGGAAGGTCAACCCGCAGGTCGCGATCATCGTCTCGGCCGTCGTGGCGATCGCGCTGATCGTCGGCGGCGGTGTCTGGTACGCGAACTCGTCAGGCAAGAGCGACGAGAAGGACACCTCCGCGGGCCCCGGCGGCACCGAGGGCAAGGACGACAACAACGGCGGCGACGACGTCGGCGGAGGCGGCGGCACCGAGAAGGTGCCCTCCAGCACCAGCGCCAAGGTCCTCTTCCAGCTGCCCGCGGCGGAGGTGCCCAAGAAGGACGTCTGGAGCGTCGCCGGCTCCTGGCTGACGGACAAGGTGTACGCCAAGGCGGGCGTCAGCGAGGTCATCGGCTACGACCCGGACTCCGGCAAGGAGTCCTGGACGCTGCCGCTGACGGGTCTGACCTGCGCCGGTTCCCCCGAGGTCACCAAGGACGGCGTCGCCGTGGTGGTCGCCGAGGACGCCAAGCGCACCAAGGCGAACCCGTACCCGGAGTGCACCGAGGTCACCGCGTTCGACCTGAACACCGGCAAGGCGCTCTGGACGAAGTCCGTGGCCCCCAACGGCGGTGAGAAGGCCGCGTTCAAGGAAGTCAGCATCACCGGCACCACGGTCGCGGCCGGCTCCGGCCTCAACGGCGGCGCCGCCTTCGACATCAGCAACGGCAAGATCCTCTGGCAGCCGAAGGTCGGCACCTGCGAGGACGTCGGCTACGCGGGCGGCGAGCAGCTCGTCGCGGTCCGCAAGTGCGGCGACTACGGCAACGAGAAGTACGAGGTCCAGCTGCTCGACCCCAAGGCGGGCACCGTCAAGTGGAGCTACAAGCTCCCCGCGGGCATCGACAACGCCAAGGTCATCTCCACCAAGCCGGTCGTCTTCGGCGTGGACTCCGGCGAGATCACCGCGTCCGGCGCCACGGACGTCTTCTCGCTGGACGACAGCGGCAAGCTGCGCACCAAGATCACACTGGAGGACGGCAAGTACGAGCACGACTGCGGTGTGAACAAGATCCACAACTGCCGGTCCATCGCGGTCGGCAACGACAGGCTGTACGTGCCGACCAAGCAGCACGAGGGCGCCGAGCAGTACTCCCGGGTCAACGAGATCGTGTCCTTCTCGCTGGCCACGGGCAAGCCCACGAGCGACCGGGCCGACGCCGGCGACGGCTACGAGATCCTGCCGATCCGGATGGACGGCGGCAACGTCCTGGCGTTCAAGAGCGGCCCGTACGACAAGGGTTCCCAGGTCGTCTCCCTCGACGGCAAGACCTTCAAGGAGACCAAGCTCCTGGAGACCCCGGCCGAGGCCCAGGTCCGCAGCGCGATCAGCAGCATCGTCCCGAGCAGCTCGGAGATGCGGTACACGAGCGGCCGGCTCTTCATGGCCCAGGAGCTGATCAGCGCGCCGTACTCCGCGGACGACAAGGAGTACGCGGCGATCGGCTTCGGCGCCAAGTAG